Proteins found in one Misgurnus anguillicaudatus chromosome 3, ASM2758022v2, whole genome shotgun sequence genomic segment:
- the LOC129445330 gene encoding uncharacterized protein, with protein sequence MMDVMCCKSVGTDLSMLDIDDFITEISQLKKEVALLETKLRLRGDEGLKREDSELSLTLLCYTESKHTDAQDTTVCDSNQDLQDDESTDQTSTESLDSVCNAGEQQQILQTKLKMCSVKLIDCKNLMMKIKTEPTSDEYEDNHSDGHDFYLSDVKSELCLDGEITSSTLSCISAGETLSSQRHLERKHKEHEHHLKKHTNERPYQCKSHKTLHTEEKPFQCSHCDKRFSHKSHLRVHERIHTGEKPHHCDVCGKSFSQRVSLVRHQRTHTGEKPYKCSHCGKSFSDPSSFRVHQRVHTGEKPHHCNVCGKSFSRHDSLVSHQRNHTGEKPFKCSQCEKTFTQSTSLKDHQRVHTGEKPYVCSICGKSFSHLSCFRVHERIHTGENLYQCNVCGKNFNKHEHLVRHQRTHTGEKPYKCSHCEKTFTQAVHLKVHERVHTGEKPYICSICGKSFSHLFRFRVHQRVHTGEKPHHCNVCGKSFSRHDSLVSHQRTHTGEKPYKCSQCEKTFAYSSCLRIHQRVHTREKPHH encoded by the exons atgatggatgtgatgtgctgtaaatcagtaggaactgatctgtccatgctggatattgatgatttcatcacagaaatctctcagctgaagaaagaggtggcgttactggagacaaagctgaggttaagaggagatgaaggactgaagagagag GACTCCGAGCTCAGTCTGactttactctgttatactgagtcaaagcacacagacgctcaggacactacagtgtgtgacagtaatcaGGACTTACAGGATGATGAATCtactgatcaaacctccacagagtctctggattctgtctgtaacgctggagaacagcagcagatcctgcagaccaaactcaagatgtgttcagtcaaactcatcgactgcaagaacctcatgatgaagatcaaaactgaacccacatcTGATGAATATGAAGACAATCACAGTGATGGTCATGATTTTTATCTGTCAG atgtaaAGAGTGAATTATGTTTGGATGGAGAAATAACGTCCTcgactctttcctgcatcagCGCTGGAGAGACATTgagctcacagagacatttagagagaaaacacaaagaaCATGAACATCATCTGAAGAAACACACTAATgagagaccgtatcagtgcaAGTCACACAAAACACTACACACTGAAGAGAAACCCTTTCaatgttcacactgtgataaacGTTTCAGTCATAAATCTCATCTGAGAGTCCAcgagagaattcacactggagagaaacctcatcactgtgatgtttgtggaaagagttttagtCAACGTGTCAGTTTAGTGAgacaccagagaactcatacaggtgaaaaaccttacaaatgctctcactgtggaaagagcttctctgATCCATCTAGTTTTAGAGTTCATcaaagagttcacactggagagaaacctcatcactgtaatgtttgtgggaagagtttcagTCGACATGACAGTTTAGTGTCACACCAGAGAaatcatacaggtgaaaaaccttttaaatgctctcagtgtgagaagactTTTACTCAGTCAACTTCCTTAAAAgaccatcagagagttcacactggagagaaaccttatgtCTGCTCAatctgtggaaagagcttctcaCATTTATCTTGTTTCAGAGTTcatgagagaattcacactggagagaatcTTTACCAATGTAATGTCTGTGGGaagaattttaataaacacGAACATTTAGTGAgacaccagagaactcatacaggtgaaaaaccttacaaatgctctcattgTGAGAAGACGTTTACTCAGGCAGTTCACTTAAAAGTCcatgagagagttcatactggagagaagcCGTACATCTGCTCAatctgtggaaagagcttctcaCATTTATTTCGTTTCAgagttcatcagagagttcacactggagagaaacctcatcactgtaatgtttgtgggaagagtttcagTCGACATGACAGTTTAGTGTCACatcagagaactcatacaggtgaaaaaccttacaaatgctctcagtgtgagaagacgtttGCTTATTCAAGTTGCTTAAGaatccatcagagagttcacactagagagaaacctcatcactga